One genomic segment of Amycolatopsis sp. WQ 127309 includes these proteins:
- a CDS encoding ABC transporter ATP-binding protein has translation MTTGYALELAEVRKVYGRGDGAVTALDGVSVGVPRGTFTAVMGPSGSGKSTFLHCAAGLDRPTSGRVLLGDTEIGKLKETALTQLRRSRIGFVFQAYNLLPSLNVLQNITLPTRLAGSKPDPHWLREIVEGVGIAKKLEHRPSELSGGQQQRVAIARALVTRPEVVLADEPTGALDTRTGRQVLDLLRAVVEGMGQTVLMVTHDPVAASAAHGVLFLADGRLAGHLTQPTPERVAERMTHLGEW, from the coding sequence ATGACCACAGGGTATGCGCTGGAGCTGGCCGAGGTGCGGAAGGTGTACGGCCGCGGCGACGGCGCCGTCACCGCGCTCGACGGGGTGTCCGTGGGGGTGCCGCGCGGGACGTTCACCGCCGTGATGGGGCCGTCCGGTTCCGGCAAGAGCACGTTCCTGCACTGCGCGGCCGGGCTCGACCGGCCGACGTCGGGCCGGGTCCTGCTGGGCGACACCGAGATCGGCAAGCTGAAGGAAACCGCGCTCACGCAGCTGCGGCGCAGCCGGATCGGGTTCGTCTTCCAGGCCTACAACCTGCTGCCGTCGCTGAACGTGCTGCAGAACATCACGTTGCCGACGCGGCTGGCCGGCAGCAAGCCGGATCCGCACTGGCTGCGCGAAATCGTCGAAGGCGTCGGCATCGCGAAGAAGCTCGAACACCGGCCTTCGGAGCTGTCCGGCGGGCAGCAGCAGCGCGTCGCGATCGCCCGGGCGCTCGTCACCCGGCCCGAGGTCGTGCTGGCCGACGAGCCGACCGGCGCGCTCGACACCCGCACCGGACGGCAGGTGCTCGACCTGCTCCGCGCCGTCGTCGAAGGCATGGGCCAGACCGTCCTGATGGTCACGCACGACCCGGTCGCGGCTTCGGCGGCACACGGCGTCCTCTTCCTCGCCGACGGCAGGCTCGCCGGCCACCTCACGCAGCCCACGCCCGAGCGGGTCGCGGAGCGCATGACGCACCTCGGGGAGTGGTGA
- a CDS encoding ABC transporter permease, with product MLTLALQTIRTRIGGFAGAFVAILCGAALVAACGILMESGLRAGVPTQRYAAAAVVVGGTQSVRPPGADALSSEQVAEQATVPADLTGRLAAVPGVRAAVAEQSFPAQVVTRDGQLLTDVPSLGHNWDAAVLAPFTLSAGRAPSTDGEVVLDADLAQRAGVVVGDQVRVMTRSTPVPFRVSGVATAAGLSRQSALFFTTSQAAHLAARPGQVNAIGVLAEPGVAPDALADRVRAATAGAPVEVTSGVERSTVEFLDVSQTRTLLLAIAGSFGGFALMVAVFVVASTLALTINQRRREFALLRAVAATPKQIRKLIGVETTLIALVAGVLGSLLGLAVAAGMRDAFAAIGVIPADFGLVIGPLPLVAAVVLGLGAARLAAWTASRRPSTIKPVEALGEAAVERRELGKVRLVTGWALVLIGLGGAAVPLFVHGDAGTAASSMATLVTVIGLAVVGPQVVGLLVRVLAPVLSRVSRISGYLAAANSQANTRRLAAAVTPLMLAVAFALSMFYSQTSASAAAEQQTTRSTTADYVLTSPAGGISPEVAEAVRRVPGVAAATPVVRTQVIVATPTGEDIDVQSLPAQGLLGDQAGATLDLGVSAGRLADLRGDTVALSESEASWLDKKIGDQVEFYYGDGAPATLRLVATYKHDLAFGDFVLPAPLARAHTGDQLDDSVLVRRSPTADPSAVSAALGAVAERYPGLGFTAASPETGGQRQAQFYLNLVAVGVLIGYVAISVANTLVMSTAQRGREFALMRLVGTTRGQVIRMMRLEALATVGVAVVVGTLVPLVPLALLNMGLRGTVVPSGSPTVYWGIIAGAVLLGLLSMGLSTRAALRTKPIDAIGLRE from the coding sequence GTGCTGACCCTGGCCCTGCAGACGATCCGGACGCGCATCGGCGGTTTCGCCGGCGCGTTCGTCGCGATCCTGTGCGGCGCGGCCCTGGTGGCCGCGTGCGGGATCCTCATGGAGTCCGGCCTGCGCGCCGGCGTCCCGACGCAGCGGTACGCGGCCGCGGCCGTCGTCGTCGGCGGCACCCAGTCGGTGCGGCCGCCCGGCGCCGACGCGCTGTCGTCGGAGCAGGTCGCCGAGCAGGCCACCGTGCCCGCGGACCTGACCGGCCGGCTCGCCGCGGTCCCCGGCGTCCGCGCCGCGGTGGCGGAGCAGAGCTTCCCAGCGCAGGTGGTGACTCGCGACGGGCAGCTGCTGACCGACGTCCCGTCGCTCGGGCACAACTGGGACGCGGCGGTCCTGGCGCCGTTCACGCTGAGCGCCGGCCGGGCGCCGTCGACCGACGGCGAGGTCGTGCTCGACGCCGACCTGGCCCAGCGCGCCGGCGTCGTCGTCGGCGACCAGGTGCGCGTCATGACGCGGTCGACGCCGGTGCCGTTCCGGGTGTCCGGCGTCGCGACCGCGGCAGGCCTGTCGCGGCAGTCGGCGCTGTTCTTCACGACGTCCCAGGCCGCTCACCTGGCCGCTCGGCCGGGCCAGGTGAACGCGATCGGCGTCCTGGCCGAGCCGGGCGTCGCTCCGGACGCGCTCGCCGACCGCGTGCGGGCCGCGACGGCCGGGGCGCCGGTCGAGGTGACCAGCGGCGTCGAGCGCAGCACCGTCGAGTTCCTCGACGTCAGCCAGACCCGCACGCTGCTGCTCGCGATCGCCGGCTCGTTCGGCGGGTTCGCGCTGATGGTGGCGGTGTTCGTGGTGGCGAGCACCCTGGCGCTCACGATCAACCAGCGGCGGCGCGAGTTCGCGTTGCTGCGGGCCGTCGCGGCGACGCCGAAGCAGATCCGCAAGCTCATCGGCGTCGAGACGACGCTCATCGCGCTGGTCGCCGGCGTGCTCGGCAGCCTGCTCGGGCTGGCGGTCGCCGCCGGGATGCGCGACGCGTTCGCCGCGATCGGCGTCATCCCGGCGGACTTCGGCCTGGTGATCGGACCGCTTCCGCTGGTGGCCGCGGTGGTCCTCGGCCTGGGCGCGGCGCGGCTGGCGGCCTGGACGGCGTCGCGACGGCCGTCGACGATCAAGCCGGTCGAGGCGCTCGGCGAAGCCGCGGTGGAGCGGCGTGAGCTCGGCAAGGTCCGGCTCGTCACGGGCTGGGCGCTGGTGCTGATCGGCCTCGGCGGCGCGGCGGTCCCGCTGTTCGTGCACGGCGACGCGGGCACGGCGGCGTCGTCGATGGCGACGCTCGTGACCGTCATCGGGCTGGCGGTCGTGGGGCCGCAGGTGGTCGGGCTGCTGGTGCGGGTGCTCGCGCCGGTGCTGTCGCGGGTGTCGCGGATCAGCGGCTACCTGGCCGCGGCGAACAGCCAGGCCAACACCCGCCGGCTGGCGGCGGCGGTGACCCCGCTGATGCTGGCGGTCGCGTTCGCGCTGTCGATGTTCTACAGCCAGACGTCGGCCTCGGCGGCCGCCGAGCAGCAGACGACGCGGTCGACCACGGCGGACTACGTGCTCACGAGCCCGGCGGGCGGCATCTCCCCGGAGGTGGCCGAGGCGGTCCGCCGCGTCCCGGGCGTGGCGGCGGCGACCCCGGTGGTGCGCACCCAGGTGATCGTGGCGACGCCCACGGGCGAAGACATCGACGTCCAGAGCCTGCCCGCGCAGGGCCTGCTGGGCGACCAGGCCGGCGCGACCCTGGACCTGGGCGTCTCGGCCGGCCGCTTGGCGGACCTGCGGGGCGACACGGTGGCGCTGAGCGAGTCGGAGGCGAGCTGGCTGGACAAGAAGATCGGCGACCAGGTGGAGTTCTATTACGGAGACGGGGCTCCGGCCACCCTCCGCCTGGTAGCGACGTACAAGCACGACTTGGCCTTCGGCGACTTCGTGCTGCCTGCTCCGTTGGCTCGTGCGCACACAGGTGACCAGCTGGACGACTCGGTCCTGGTCCGCCGTTCGCCCACCGCGGACCCGTCGGCCGTGTCCGCGGCTTTGGGTGCGGTCGCCGAGCGCTACCCCGGCTTGGGTTTCACCGCGGCATCCCCGGAAACGGGCGGCCAGCGCCAGGCCCAGTTCTACCTGAACCTGGTGGCGGTCGGCGTGCTGATCGGCTACGTGGCGATTTCGGTGGCCAACACCCTGGTGATGAGCACCGCCCAGCGCGGCCGCGAGTTCGCGTTGATGCGCTTGGTGGGCACCACGCGGGGCCAGGTGATCCGGATGATGCGCCTGGAGGCACTGGCCACGGTCGGCGTCGCGGTGGTGGTCGGGACGCTGGTTCCGTTGGTACCGCTGGCGTTGCTTAACATGGGCCTGCGGGGGACGGTGGTGCCGTCGGGCTCGCCGACCGTCTACTGGGGAATCATCGCGGGCGCGGTGCTGCTGGGACTGCTGTCGATGGGCCTGTCGACCCGGGCGGCGCTACGAACCAAGCCGATCGACGCCATCGGGCTGCGGGAGTAG